A window of the Trichoderma asperellum chromosome 4, complete sequence genome harbors these coding sequences:
- a CDS encoding uncharacterized protein (CAZy:GH31): MKFRDGMWLPIEGKRTEYAEDVYTITQRPDGRALSLLCPTKHIRSRGDTLNLPTVTLDIEAVFDGVISVRTTHWSGAANRGPHFDLFPAGKSVVDAKISVSDKGTTISSGSLSATIHPDQHTFDIRFHATDGSKQLTSLLNRSVGFAYGPAPSSPLQLDDMRNFDHYIFTQTTLSVGETVHGLGERFGAFNKVGQSVNLWNADGGTSSDQAYKNISFWLSSRGYGVFIDTPDQVELEIGSERSCRVQTSVKGQRLKWYLIYGPSPKEVLYKYTTLTGRAGRVPSWSFGLWLSTSFTTNYDEKTVSSFLEGMKSRDIPVEVFHYDCFWLKAFHWCDFVFDKEVFPDPEGMISRIKASGLVKKVCVWTNPYLGQASPAFKMAAEKGYLLKRRNGDIWQTDLWQAGMGLVDFTNPEATKWFAGCMEQLFNTGVDSIKTDFGERIPTGDVEWYDKNVDPSKMHNYYSFIYNKVVYEALQKRYGENEAVLFARSSTAGSQRFPLQWGGDCESTPEAMAESLRGGLSLGLCGFSFWSVDIGGFEGYPPPWIYKRWVAFGLLTSHSRLHGSNSYRVPWTIDNDDQGEQSCSKTLARWTALKARLMPYFYTQAVEAIAGGLPLSVRAMCLEFPEDPTSWYLDRQFMIGSKLLVAPIFEESGEAEFYLPEGRWTNFFTGEVKLGPRWVKETHDFDTLPFYVRENTVLVLGKEGERRTVYDYIKEVEVRLYHVSAGAMANLVDSDGNSKGILEVDSSNNLIGQDLLHSGTNVVVISK, encoded by the exons ATGAAATTCCGTGATGGCATGTGGCTGCCCATCGAGGGCAAGAGGACAGAATATGCAGAGGATGTCTACACTATCACGCAGAGGCCAGACGGCCGGGCGTTGTCTTTACTATGCCCTACGAAACATATCCGGTCGAGAGGGGATACCCTGAACCTGCCCACTGTGACACTG GATATCGAAGCTGTTTTCGACGGCGTCATTTCTGTTCGGACGACCCACTGGTCTGGAGCTGCTAATAGAGGGCCTCACTTTGACCTTTTTCCCGCCGGAAAGTCTGTAGTTGATGCCAAGATTTCTGTATCAGATAAAGGCACAACAATTTCGTCAGGTTCTCTTAGTGCCACCATTCACCCTGACCAACACACATTCGATATCCGTTTTCATGCAACGGATGGATCCAAGCAGCTCACTTCACTGTTGAATCGTAGCGTTGGGTTTGCTTATGGTCCAGCCCCCAGCAGCCCGCTCCAACTTGATGATATGAGAAATTTCGATCATTACATATTTACACAGACGACGCTGAGTGTGGGGGAAACTGTACACGGACTTGGTGAACGTTTCGGCGCCTTCAATAAGGTGGGCCAGAGCGTCAATCTATGGAATGCAGACGGCGGTACATCGTCGGACCAGGCTTACAAGAACATATCTTTTTGGCTGAGTAGCCGCGGCTATGGAGTATTTATCGATACACCAGATCAAGTCGAGCTTGAAATTGGCAGCGAACGGTCATGCCGTGTACAGACAAGCGTGAAAGGGCAACGTCTCAAATGGTACTTGATTTATGGACCCTCGCCAAAAGAagttctttataaatatacgaCTTTGACGGGCAGGGCTGGCCGAGTTCCAAGCTGGAGTTTTGGCCTGTGGCTTTCAACGTCATTTACAACGAACTATGACGAGAAGACTGTCAGCTCGTTTCTAGAGGGCATGAAGAGCCGTGATATTCCGGTTGAAGTCTTCCATTATGACTGCTTCTGGTTAAAAGCATTTCATTGGTGTGATTTCGTATTTGACAAGGAGGTGTTTCCAGACCCCGAAGGCATGATAAGTCGAATTAAAGCCAGTGGACTTGTTAAAAAGGTCTGCGTTTGGACTAATCCTTATCTTGGTCAAGCTTCGCCTGCTTTTAAGATGGCGGCAGAGAAAGGCTATCTACTGAAACGAAGAAATGGCGACATCTGGCAGACTGATCTTTGGCAAGCTGGAATGGGCCTTGTTGACTTTACAAACCCTGAAGCTACCAAATGGTTTGCCGGCTGCATGGAGCAACTCTTTAACACCGGTGTTGATTCCATCAAAACAGATTTTGGAGAGAGAATTCCGACAGGCGATGTCGAATGGTATGATAAAAACGTGGACCCGTCAAAAATGCACAATTACTATTCGTTCATATACAACAAAGTTGTATATGAGGCTTTACAAAAAAGATATGGCGAGAACGAAGCGGTTCTCTTTGCACGATCTTCAACCGCCGGCTCACAACGATTCCCGTTGCAGTGGGGTGGTGACTGCGAGTCAACTCCCGAGGCAATGGCAGAATCGCTTCGCGGAGGCCTATCGCTTGGCCTatgtggcttttctttttggagcGTGGATATCGGTGGTTTTGAAGGCTACCCACCTCCCTGGATATACAAACGATGGGTCGCTTTTGGGTTGTTAACATCTCACAGCCGTCTTCATGGCAGTAATAGTTACCGTGTCCCATGGACAATTGATAACGACGATCAAGGAGAACAGAGCTGTTCAAAAACACTAGCAAGGTGGACCGCTCTAAAGGCCCGCCTCATGCCCTACTTCTACACACAGGCCGTAGAAGCCATTGCCGGGGGCCTTCCGCTCAGTGTTCGCGCCATGTGCCTGGAATTTCCAGAAGACCCAACCTCTTGGTATTTGGATCGCCAATTTATGATTGGATCCAAACTGCTGGTAGCTCCAATATTTGAAGAATCGGGAGAGGCAGAATTCTATTTACCTGAGGGACGGTGGACGAACTTCTTTACAGGCGAAGTAAAATTGGGGCCTAGGTGGGTGAAGGAAACTCATGACTTTGACACGCTACCTTTCTACGTGCGCGAAAATACTGTCTTAGTCTTGGGTAAGGAAGGCGAAAGACGGACAGTATATGACTACATCAAGGAAGTTGAGGTTCGTTTATATCATGTTAGTGCCGGAGCCATGGCGAATCTCGTAGACAGTGACGGTAACTCAAAGGGTATTTTGGAAGTGGATTCGAGTAATAACCTTATTGGCCAGGATCTTCTTCACAGTGGAACAAATGTTGTGGTAATAtcgaaataa
- a CDS encoding uncharacterized protein (TransMembrane:9 (o15-32i44-64o76-93i105-124o130-151i163-181o201-227i239-261o297-313i)), protein MSEVSEPQPPSRRRVALTVLFHSTCAILSTILSKSALNGIDAPVTLLAFQTTVQVVLLTTIGYFTKWITLSRPVSAWVALLPLTAARLVGILAKTYCLASVNASVYQIARGLLLPFTLFLSLLVLRPRPYYPPLSLCGCTLVMAGFGAGMASDYSQMLTSGKGVLLGVISSFTTAVESVVVKRFLGKSSEGMWQMVWMSNVMAIAFYLPLLFLSGEMGTTVALLSSTEASDASASAHQFLGTAVLTGVAGFLLTIATFMQIEVTSPTTHMIVTAARGVAQSSIAVVTLGEPLTANRAGSMALILSGSALYGWAKDRYAQGKKDQATYLPVSQDAQLETLNKESR, encoded by the exons ATGAGTGAGGTCTCAGAACCACAGCCTCCATCCAGACGTCGAGTTGCTCTGACTGTACTCTTCCATTCCACCTGTGCGATCTTGAGCACAATTCTCTCCAAGTCAGCGTTAAATGGCATTGATGCCCCTGTGACGTTACTAGCCTTTCAAACAACGGTACAAGTTGTACTACTCACAACTATCGGCTACTTTACAAAGTGGATTACGCTGTCAAGGCCTGTTTCG GCATGGGTTGCACTGCTTCCACTTACTGCTGCTCGACTGGTCGGCATCCTCGCCAAGACGTACTGCTTGGCTTCGGTTAACGCTTCCGTCTACCAGATCGCTCGCGGTCTCCTTCTGCCTTTTACACTATTTTTATCGCTTCTCGTACTTCGACCACGTCCATACTACCCGCCATTATCACTTTGCGGCTGCACTTTGGTGATGGCTGGCTTTGGCGCTGGAATGGCATCTGACTATAGCCAGATGCTAACCAGCGGAAAGGGTGTATTGCTTGGAGTTATTTCGAGTTTCACTACAGCTGTTGAGTCTGTAGTTGTCAAGCGCTTTCTTGGAAAAAGCAGCGAAGGAATGTGGCAGATGGTCTGGATGTCAAATGTCATGGCTATTGCGTTTTATCTTCCGTTGCTCTTTCTATCCGGAGAAATGGGAACCACGGTAGCACTTCTGAGCTCAACAGAGGCGTCTGATGCATCTGCTAGTGCCCACCAGTTCCTAGGCACCGCGGTGTTGACGGGCGTTGCCGGATTTCTACTTACAATTGCCACCTTCATGCAGATTGAGGTTACCAGCCCGACTACGCACATGATTGTGACAGCTGCGCGAGGAGTAGCCCAGAGCTCCATCGCTGTTGTAACTCTCGGAGAGCCGTTGACCGCTAACCGTGCTGGTAGCATGGCTCTGATCTTGAGTGGAAGTGCCCTATATGGCTGGGCTAAGGATCGTTATGCACAGGGCAAAAAAGACCAGGCAACCTATCTGCCAGTTTCTCAGGACGCTCAGCTGGAGACGTTGAACAAAGAGAGTCGGTAG
- a CDS encoding uncharacterized protein (EggNog:ENOG41), which translates to MLKMAFTAYYRRLRSLYLFFILLAIALLFLSSRESTRAILLGKEPIWQNLFTDDDDLLWWNDRFPCEKHEPIRIAIVESAGVHDEVTAALVYAFGGHPNAELRLYFARQRYKSDVIINDLQLETPILSVNNSNTFKDDVKNLPPPHFVISTTCELDMEKRESIVDPLRHLLHNETTHLFCLVHHADYWNKGKHVDVVREWVDLERVDFIGLSQHTVDYLLQKSVTQWQDLQASVTARTFPPVFPVNQTDVESSSEVSLAMQGDYAPERRDYKRIFGSLDNVVKKINGTAATTSDQAAETVKLHLIGHGPHVQVPENIRNNVAFDEDLSYPDFYRLLSKSYAVIPAFASETYLDRKASSTVPASLIAGVPLVASEKIIAAYSYLPRDAVWLSEPDEREMETVERVVGDRKAYLDKKDKVKAAAKKLMKQNRLNVRKWMDEDFRKSGIVPADTGSS; encoded by the coding sequence ATGCTCAAGATGGCTTTTACTGCCTACTACAGGCGACTACGTtccttatatttattcttcattcttcttgctATTGCATTACTTTTCTTAAGCAGTCGTGAAAGCACCAGGGCGATCCTTCTTGGAAAGGAACCCATATGGCAGAATCTTTttaccgacgacgacgacctaTTGTGGTGGAATGATCGTTTCCCCTGTGAGAAGCACGAACCCATACGCATTGCCATTGTCGAGTCCGCTGGTGTCCACGACGAAGTGACGGCGGCGCTGGTATATGCTTTTGGCGGACACCCAAACGCAGAACTGAGGCTCTATTTTGCTCGCCAGCGCTACAAGTCTGATGTTATTATCAACGACCTTCAGCTAGAAACGCCAATTCTATCAGTTAACAACTCCAACACTTTCAAGGATGATGTCAAgaatcttcctcctcctcatttTGTTATTTCTACAACCTGTGAATTAGACATGGAAAAGCGAGAGTCAATAGTTGATCCTCTCCGGCACCTTCTTCACAACGAAACAACACACCTCTTCTGCTTAGTCCATCATGCCGATTACTGGAACAAAGGCAAGCATGTCGACGTCGTCCGAGAATGGGTTGACCTAGAGAGAGTTGATTTTATCGGCCTCAGTCAACATACTGTTGACTACCTTCTACAAAAATCTGTGACCCAGTGGCAAGACTTGCAGGCAAGCGTCACCGCACGAACGTTTCCTCCAGTTTTCCCGGTTAATCAGACAGACGTCGAATCTTCAAGCGAAGTTTCGCTAGCTATGCAGGGAGACTACGCTCCCGAACGTCGAGATTACAAACGAATCTTCGGCAGCCTAGACAATGTCGTCAAAAAGATAAATGGAACGGCCGCTACGACGAGCGACCAAGCTGCAGAGACGGTCAAATTACACTTGATTGGACATGGCCCGCACGTTCAAGTCCCTGAGAATATTCGCAATAACGTTGCGTTTGACGAAGATCTTTCATATCCCGACTTTTACAGGCTGCTCTCAAAGTCATATGCAGTGATTCCTGCATTTGCATCCGAGACATACTTGGATCGCAAAGCTTCTTCTACGGTCCCTGCTTCGCTCATTGCAGGAGTCCCTTTGGTAGCGAGTGAAAAGATCATCGCAGCTTACTCATATCTACCGCGTGATGCGGTCTGGCTATCAGAGCCAGATGAAAGAGAAATGGAGACAGTTGAAAGAGTAGTTGGGGACAGGAAAGCATATCTGGATAAGAAGGACAAGGTCAAGGCTGCAGCCAAGAAACTGATGAAACAGAATCGACTGAATGTGAGGAAATGGATGGACGAGGATTTTAGAAAGAGCGGTATTGTTCCGGCAGACACTGGCTCATCATGA
- a CDS encoding uncharacterized protein (EggNog:ENOG41) yields MLLANRFGRVTIIAGVTLLISFLLVVLAQSADIRSHLPSSTSIWPASDCTAQSTIESRKNISYDLTTPPSIGCEDIVNDLQQKLIQAYSKSLKGVRYANIWGYLETENKGDAAIWSAQQILMSMLGIEMMEACRFVDRDCDIKRFRKVLEEHRPHSAIIMAGGGNFNDYYWEDQPSRMKMIETFTNVSIRAFPQSVYMTNPERIKATEEAFGKHKDLQLAARDQPSYDWLDKTFSQKEGIESHLVPDIAFMWGNRSDFRVNGQKTHDILILARKDMEISDGDSSDIEFGEGELDLGGSVGKVTYQKVDWKFTQTPDIDPPKAARDEPAGSSAPKRENGKNQRAWAKAIAGFELLGSARFVITDRLHGHILSTLIGVPHVLMDSKLGKNLNFHNTWTRDCECTRVAFSIEQALDVARLYFEKEGKPSKSQV; encoded by the exons ATGCTGCTTGCGAATAGGTTTGGCAGGGTCACGATCATCGCTGGGGTAACCCTTCTGATATCGTTTCTCCTGGTGGTTCTAGCACAGAGCGCCGATATTAGGTCACATCTTCCGAGTTCTACATCAATATGGCCAGCGTCGGATTGTACTGCGCAATCCACCATAGAGAGTCGGAAGAATATTTCCTACGATCTCACCACGCCACCTTCAATTGGATGCGAAGATATTGTCAATGATCTCCAACAAAAACTTATTCAGGCGTATTCCAAGAGTCTAAAGGGTGTTCGATATGCGAACATTTGGGGTTACTTGGAAACAGAGAACAAGGGCGATGCCGCCATTTGGTCCGCGCAGCAGATACTCATGAGCATGCTCGGCAttgagatgatggaggcaTGCCG ATTTGTTGACAGAGACTGCGACATCAAGCGCTTTCGCAAGGTGCTCGAGGAGCATCGCCCCCACTcagccatcatcatggcaGGCGGTGGCAACTTCAACGATTACTACTGGGAAGACCAACCTTCCCGTATGAAGATGATTGAGACTTTTACCAATGTCTCCATTCGTGCTTTTCCTCAAAGCGTATACATGACGAACCCCGAGCGCATCAAGGCGACCGAAGAAGCCTTTGGCAAACACAAAGATCTGCAGCTTGCCGCGCGTGATCAACCTAGCTACGATTGGCTTGACAAAACCTTTTCCCAAAAGGAGGGAATCGAGAGCCATCTTGTGCCAGACATTGCATTCATGTGGGGAAATCGATCTGATTTCAGGGTCAATGGACAGAAGAC TCATGATATTCTCATACTTGCCCGAAAGGATATGGAAATCTCTGATGGCGACTCATCCGACATTGAATTTGGCGAAGGTGAACTGGATCTAGGCGGCAGCGTGGGCAAAGTTACCTACCAGAAAGTTGACTGGAAATTTACCCAAACGCCGGATATCGACCCACCAAAGGCCGCTCGCGATGAACCAGCCGGCTCAAGCGCACCCAAGCGAGAGAATGGCAAAAACCAGCGCGCCTGGGCCAAGGCCATTGCCGGTTTTGAGCTCCTGGGCTCTGCGCGGTTCGTCATTACTGATCGCCTTCATGGCCATATCTTGTCTACACTTATCGGCGTTCCCCATGTTCTCATGGACAGCAAACTGGGCAAGAATCTTAATTTCCACAACACTTGGACTCGCGACTGCGAATGCACTAGAGTTGCATTCAGCATTGAACAGGCGCTCGATGTGGCTCGTCTGTATTTtgaaaaagagggaaaaccGTCGAAATCGCAAGTTTAG
- a CDS encoding uncharacterized protein (EggNog:ENOG41) — protein MTSSTDLSRESSQDGLSRNPSQDSLPTPSSVLSATDLTPTASKTVPRHQLTAELSGLYSEIIAAKLWKVAEEYLNNGNAPSHYPEWTPEDGETPGHYNTKEVNFWTCGFFPGIQPALRQDWELTGNYDSRASVMTAASNLASRYDDRMKAVRSWDKSVSTRYNITDKDTNFLVIVDSMCNMDLLFYAGHHSSNQLLSDIATNHAHFVRRNLIRNDNSTWHVVNFDPRDGSLKTKHTHQGYSDDSTWSRGQAWTILGFTQTYIWTKDQLFLDTAIRLAEHFLERLRSAKHAYPFVPLWDFDAPVGDRLLRDSSAGMIAANGLLLLHQILGEGSSYLNDALRIARETIDMCQATDPARLVADADSKIKAEGVAFDCILKHATANNNDYALVRYSDHGLVYADYYFLEFGNKLLRMGMV, from the exons ATGACTTCCTCTACTGATTTATCGCGGGAAAGCTCGCAGGATGGGCTATCACGGAACCCCAGCCAAGATAGCTTGCCTACACCATCTTCCGTATTGTCCGCTACCGATTTAACGCCCACGGCCAGCAAGACAGTTCCTCGCCATCAGCTTACAGCTGAACTTTCTGGGTTATATTCCGAGATTATCGCTGCGAAGTTGTGGAAGGTAGCTGAAGAATACCTGAATAACGGA AACGCTCCATCTCATTACCCTGAGTGGACtccagaagatggagagactCCAGGACACTACAATACCAAGGAGGTCAATTTCTGGACGTGCGGCTTTTTCCCCGGGA TCCAGCCTGCTTTACGGCAAGATTGGGAGCTGACGGGTAACTACGACAGCCGTGCTTCTGTAATGACCGCTGCGAGTAACTTGGCATCTCGATATGATGATAGAATGAAGGCAGTCAGGAGCTGGGATAAATCTGTTAGCACAAGATATAACATTACAGATAAGGACACTAATTTTCTAGTCATTGTGGACAGCATGTGCA ATATGGATCTTCTATTCTATGCTGGGCACCACTCATCAAACCAGCTTCTATCAGATATTGCTACAAATCATGCCCATTTTGTCAGGCGGAATCTAATTCGAAATGACAACTCTACGTGGCATGTCGTCAACTTTGATCCCCGTGACGGATCTCTAAAGACGAAACATACTCATCAAGGATACAGCGACGATTCGACGTGGTCGAG AGGTCAAGCATGGACCATATTAGGCTTTACGCAAACTTACATCTGGACAAAGGACCAGCTATTCTTAGATACGGCTATTCGACTAGCAGAGCACTTCCTTGAGCGTTTACGCAGCGCAAAACACGCATATCCTTTTGTTCCCCTCTGGGACTTTGATGCGCCCGTGGGTGATAGGCTGCTGCGCGACTCCTCCGCCGGAATGATTGCCGCCAATGGCCTTCTCCTTCTACATCAAATCCTGGGAGAGGGATCAAGCTACTTGAACGATGCTTTACGCATTGCAAGGGAAACTATAGATATGTGTCAAGCCACGGATCCGGCACGACTTGTCGCAGATGCCGACTCCAAAATCAAGGCTGAAGGGGTGGCATTTGACTGCATCTTAAAACACGCAACAGCGAATAATAATGATTACGCTCTCGTGAGATACAGTGACCATGGTTTGGTGTATGCTGATTATTACTTCCTGGAATTTGGGAACAAGTTGTTGAGAATGGGTATGGTTTAG
- a CDS encoding uncharacterized protein (EggNog:ENOG41): MVDLALESVGVEVETTGTNDYLDDMERLYISDGWYRDGEDEGDTRRIDYYNPFAMHYYGLFYAVHRPSDKARGDRFKERAREFAPAFLHWFADSGSNVPYGRSLSYRQCVAAYWGYLAVAGVEALPWGVIKGVYLRNLRWWSAQPISRRDGILTLGYAYPNPFMAERYLSTGSPYWAMKVFGPLSLPADHPFWAAKELPMPERPPITSFSVPGLAFMHMPGHTIMLNSGPDSNKTMRFVPEKYLKFAYSSRYGFSVESDSRGFDVAVFDSMLAFSEDDIHYRVREHCEVAKMAGNKIYSLWRPWSDVIVETWLIPSANWHVRIHRIQSPRRLAAIEGGFAAPRADFNVDKVHIDDNSTCILCNEGDFSGILDVSSPPKRFGRATKPHGNTSLMFPRTIVPQLKGTVEANETQIFACAVLAGPDGKSIKEQWQLPPIIPTIDELELEFQDKGEEISITKPYSSRR, encoded by the coding sequence ATGGTGGACCTTGCGCTTGAAAGTGTTGGCGTTGAAGTTGAAACCACAGGCACAAACGACTATTTGGATGATATGGAGAGGCTATATATATCAGATGGCTGGTATCGTgacggagaagatgaaggcgaCACACGACGCATAGACTATTATAATCCGTTTGCCATGCATTACTACGGCTTATTCTATGCCGTCCATCGACCGTCAGACAAGGCACGCGGCGACCGATTCAAAGAGAGGGCGCGGGAGTTCGCGCCCGCCTTCTTACACTGGTTCGCAGATTCTGGTTCGAACGTTCCCTACGGTCGCAGTCTATCGTACAGACAATGTGTTGCTGCATACTGGGGCTACCTAGCAGTGGCTGGGGTTGAGGCATTGCCATGGGGAGTCATCAAGGGTGTATATCTCCGCAACTTGCGATGGTGGAGCGCACAACCTATCTCAAGACGTGATGGTATTCTGACGCTTGGATACGCTTACCCAAACCCTTTCATGGCCGAACGGTATTTATCAACCGGCTCTCCTTACTGGGCTATGAAAGTTTTTGGTCCACTGAGCTTGCCTGCAGATCATCCATTCTGGGCAGCAAAAGAACTTCCCATGCCCGAGCGGCCGCCAATCACTTCCTTCTCAGTACCAGGCCTTGCCTTCATGCATATGCCTGGCCATACAATTATGCTTAACTCTGGGCCAGATTCTAATAAAACCATGCGCTTTGTACCGGAGAAATATCTCAAATTTGCTTATTCAAGTCGATATGGTTTTTCAGTGGAGAGCGATAGCCGAGGATTTGATGTGGCAGTTTTCGATAGCATGTTGGCGTTCAGCGAGGACGACATACATTACAGGGTGCGCGAGCACTGCGAGGTCGCTAAAATGGCTGGGAATAAAATCTATTCGCTATGGCGTCCATGGTCTGATGTTATTGTTGAAACATGGCTCATCCCATCCGCTAATTGGCATGTTCGCATTCATCGAATCCAGTCACCTCGAAGGCTTGCCGCTATCGAGGGAGGGTTTGCAGCTCCAAGGGCTGATTTTAACGTCGATAAAGTTCATATAGACGATAACTCCACATGTATATTGTGTAATGAGGGCGATTTTAGCGGCATACTGGATGTTTCTTCGCCACCAAAGCGATTTGGGAGGGCTACGAAACCTCATGGCAATACCAGCCTTATGTTCCCACGCACGATAGTGCCCCAGCTCAAGGGAACCGTTGAAGCAAATGAGACCCAAATATTTGCTTGCGCTGTCCTCGCAGGGCCAGATGGCAAGTCGATCAAGGAACAATGGCAGTTGCCTCCCATCATTCCGACGATTGACGAGCTTGAACTAGAATTCCAAgacaagggagaagagatttCTATCACGAAGCCATATTCATCACGAagatag
- a CDS encoding uncharacterized protein (EggNog:ENOG41~TransMembrane:8 (i87-103o109-126i287-313o325-346i353-373o385-403i424-442o454-473i)): MFHVDKAAVRGVEGHTLREADKRDRFWWHYPGLRSLNFLLLGCIVCDMTNGYDGSMLNGLQSLPSWQDALGHPTGTRLGTISNGTRYGQLAALLVAAPLIQWLGPRRPITIGSFLLLIGVALQAGAQNYAMFVFARCLIGFGNTIQNTACPILASELAHPFQRTQIIGIQNTTGSLGQIMAAWITYGTSFIVSSWSWRLPSLLQACSSCFQLIMSFFMPESPRWLVYQNRSKEAYEILAKYHAEGDESSQLLQYEMAEIEAAIEAEKLQALSSWMGWFRSSANRYRLFIIVTSGFIIQWCGNALLSYYIHLVFNSIGITNNKQQLLLNGGITINGWVWGNLFSLFIDKIGRRPMWLIGMSGMFVAFLLLTVFTGVNTGIHYENHALGRATIFTIFLFGIFYKMPGCMLNSYVAEVAPFDLRAKAFVISSFGDAAANIFSGYTNPIGLGAIGWKYYIVWCCVLVSNFLIIYFFYPETKNLSLEEVAQLFDGPNSVETKLQEGTVEVEDEKSGGVNEATAAIHIG; this comes from the coding sequence ATGTTCCACGTCGATAAAGCTGCTGTCCGCGGCGTCGAAGGCCACACCCTTCGAGAAGCTGACAAGCGGGACCGCTTTTGGTGGCACTACCCAGGTCTTCGCAGCCTCAACTTTCTCTTACTCGGTTGCATCGTCTGTGATATGACCAATGGATATGATGGCTCTATGTTAAACGGCCTTCAATCACTCCCCTCTTGGCAAGATGCCTTGGGCCACCCGACAGGCACTCGGCTCGGTACGATTTCCAACGGCACTCGATACGGTCAacttgctgctctgcttgtTGCCGCACCTCTCATTCAGTGGCTAGGACCACGGCGCCCCATAACAATCGGTTCTTTCCTTCTACTCATTGGGGTTGCCCTTCAAGCCGGGGCTCAGAACTACGCCATGTTCGTTTTTGCTCGATGCTTGATTGGCTTCGGTAATACAATTCAAAACACAGCATGCCCGATTCTGGCCTCAGAGCTGGCCCATCCTTTCCAAAGGACCCAGATAATTGGCATTCAGAACACAACTGGTTCTTTGGGCCAGATCATGGCTGCATGGATTACCTATGGCACTTCCTTCATTGTGAGCTCTTGGTCGTGGCGTCTTCCATCACTTCTTCAGGCATGCTCATCTTGCTTCCAATTAATCATGTCTTTCTTCATGCCCGAGTCGCCTAGATGGCTGGTATATCAGAATCGCAGCAAAGAGGCGTACGAGATTCTAGCCAAATATCACGCAGAAGGCGACGAATCTTCGCAATTATTGCAATACGAGATGGCAGAGATCGAAGCGGCTATTGAGGCGGAAAAACTTCAAGCGCTGTCTTCATGGATGGGCTGGTTCCGCTCCTCCGCCAACCGATACCGGCTTTTTATCATTGTTACCTCTGGTTTCATCATTCAATGGTGCGGCAATGCCTTACTTTCATACTATATTCATCTTGTCTTCAACTCTATTGGTATTACCAACAACAAGCAGCAACTTCTTCTCAACGGcggcatcaccatcaacggCTGGGTCTGGGGCAACTTATTCTCACTGTTCATTGACAAGATAGGCCGCCGTCCTATGTGGCTGATTGGCATGAGTGGCATGTTTGTAGCATTTTTGTTACTTACTGTCTTCACGGGCGTCAACACGGGAATCCATTACGAGAACCATGCTCTAGGTCGTGCGACTATCTTCAccattttcctctttggcatATTTTATAAGATGCCTGGTTGTATGCTCAACTCGTACGTTGCCGAAGTCGCGCCGTTTGACCTACGAGCCAAAGCCTTTGTTATTTCTAGTTTTGGTGACGCAGCGGCCAACATATTCAGTGGATACACGAACCCCATCGGTCTTGGCGCTATAGGCTGGAAATACTACATTGTATGGTGCTGTGTCCTTGTTAGCAACTTTCTCatcatttatttcttttatcctGAAACGAAAAATCTATCGCTGGAAGAAGTGGCGCAGCTCTTCGACGGACCCAACTCCGTTGAGACAAAGCTCCAGGAAGGCACAGTGGAAGTTGAAGACGAGAAGAGTGGTGGGGTTAATGAGGCTACCGCTGCTATTCACATCGGATAA